The window AGAGGGATGATCGTTTCAGGGGCCTGTTATCCTGTTGAAATAACGGTATCATTTTTTGTAAAAACTGTAAATTTGTAAAATCGGATAAATTACCGGCAGTATAAAGAAGGATATTTCAACTTCAGTATAGAATATTATTAATATCACGAAAAAGGTGCACGAGGAGGGATTCATTATGAAACAATATAAAAATATCATTGTGCCGACTGACGGTTCCGAAAATTCCAGACGGGCATTGGAACATGCCGTAACGATTGCATCCGTTTTGGGAGCGACGATTACGTTGGTTTATGTTGCGAATATTGTTTCCGTTATTTCCAATTTTGATCAAATACCGAATGCCAGCGGTTATGTAACCGAACAGGTAGCGCTGGACATGGAGGAAGAAGGAAAGAATGTTTTGGATGACTGCGCCAAAGCGATTCCGCAGAATATAGAAGTAAAGACCGTTTTTGAAGTAGGATCTCCGGGGCCGGCAATTTTATCCGTTGCCAAAAAGTATAATGCCGATCTGATCGTTATGGGCAGTCGCGGTTTGGGGCCGTTAAAGGGACTGTTTATGGGCTCTGTCAGCAGTTTTGTTGTCACTCATTCCTTATGTCCTGCCATGATCGTTAAATAATTTAAGCTTATAAAAAGGTCTCTCCCGATAGAGGAGAGACCTTTTTAGTATGGGATTTGCCGGTTTTATGATATACTGATA of the Megasphaera vaginalis (ex Bordigoni et al. 2020) genome contains:
- a CDS encoding universal stress protein — encoded protein: MKQYKNIIVPTDGSENSRRALEHAVTIASVLGATITLVYVANIVSVISNFDQIPNASGYVTEQVALDMEEEGKNVLDDCAKAIPQNIEVKTVFEVGSPGPAILSVAKKYNADLIVMGSRGLGPLKGLFMGSVSSFVVTHSLCPAMIVK